In the genome of Succinivibrio dextrinosolvens, the window GACATCGTTGAAGTCCTGAGATGCGGCATATAAAGGCATCACAGCTGCTACCGCAAATACTGAGACAGCACCTAGAAGCCTAAGTTTTTTTGAACTGCTCATATGAGACTCCAGAGTTTAGTTATCACCATATTCCAAAGATCCTGTTGCCGCCGCGATATTCGGCACACCAGTTCTCTCTTGAATACACACAGATTGAATCAATATAGGAGTAGTATTCCTTAAGAGCCTTCTGCATTTTTGGATCTTTAAGTTTTTTCTCGTGAAATTCCCTGTAGAGATCCCCCGGATCAAACTGACAGTTATGCTCCACAAGATCGGTTGTCGCCATGATCATAGCAACTCTTGCTTCCTCATGGGTTATCCCCATACGCTTTGAAAATTCCTCCACCGCATTCCACTCCTTAACCGTAGGCTCGACACTGTCACGGGGAAAGTCTGAAGCATAAGAGACCATGCATAAAAGCAGAGCACACAGAAGAGATAATGCATTGTAAAGCAGACAGGAAAATCTCATAGTTTCTCCTTTTTAATGCTTATCCTCGGCAAGACGTCTGAAGAGATTAACTCCAAAGTCCTGAAAACGTCTGTCTGATGATTTCATGGCCTGATCCATTTTAAAATCACCACCATAGAAATTTCCATCCACAAAGACATGAGTCTGACCTCGAATGGAGTGCTTTACTCCGTCCCTGTACATGAATACCTTGAGTTCATCAGGACTTACATCTCCATGACAGCCTTTGTAATAGGAGATCCAGACTTCCTTTCTGCCATCTCCGTCAAGATCGGTAACCATCGGACTGTCCTTTGAGAACTCCAGTCTTGCAGAGGTTTCACAGTCATGAACAAAATCATAGAGCTTCCACTTTAAAACCGGAGGCACCTTGCTATTCTCGCCGAAGTCATAGACATGAATTTCATTGTTCATGCAGATATTCTCGGGATACTGAGGATCGGGAGTGGATTTGAAATAGCCTGATTCGGTCTGCATGACCACATGATTTTCACCGTTACTGCTGTAGGTAACCTTGTTCAGAAAATTTCCCTGAGCTTCCTTATAGCCCTGCAGAGGATGGTCGTCTATATAGGCGTTTGCAGTACAGATTGCAGTCAGAAAAGTACAGAGTATAAGGGATAGTCCTTTAGTCATGTGAAGCCCCCAGAAAAAGCCGTTACAAATCAGAGTAGAGCGCTTTGTACCTGAAAAACAGATGAAAAACAGAAAAAGAGCGCTCTTTGAAGTCAGAAGCTACGGTCAGTTGCTTTTTACAAAATTCATCTGCCCGCCATTCTGGAACTGAATCGACATATTGTTCCCCTGCACATAAACCCTGTTGGTACCTGAAGCACCGGCAGACTGTCCTGAGGTGATCTGGAAATTGAAATTGCCTGAGGACTGATCATAACGGTACATCCCGGTCTCAATCTGCTGACCGTTTACAATGCAGACATACTGACCATTGTTGAAGACAAAGGCAAACTCTCCCTGAGGAGTCTGACAGCTCCATTTTCCGTTGAGAATATCGCCTGATGGCATTGACTGAGGGAAATTATTTCCCTGAGAACCTCCCCAGTTTCCAGTATTGGCTGAAGATCCTCCGTTATTACCGCCCCAGGTACCGTTCTTTGGAGCTCCGCCGGAATTATCTGAACCACCCCAGCCACCGCTGCTCTGTCCCTGAGTTCCTCCACCCCAGCCGCCGTTATTCTGGCTCTGGTAATCGCCCCTGGTCTGACCATCCTGATAAATGCGTGTACCGTTATCTGACTGAGGGATCTGAGGATTTGATCCTGCCTGCTGGCGGTTCAGAGTGATACTGTTGTCTAAAACCAGCACATCGCCATTCAGATTCATGTTGTAGCTTAAGCTTTTACCATTCTGAAAGCGCATCACCAGCTGATTGCCGTTAACGGTGAAGTTGCCGTAGATCTGCTGACCATTTAAGGCCATCCCCACCATGTTGTTCATAAAGATCAGAAGCATGGAGTCTTTACCGTTGGTACCGAACCAGGATCCCTGAAGATTCTGTTCAATACCTACGGTCTTTACCTGAACACTGCTGCCTGATGGGTAATACACTGCATCAGAAGCATAGTTTTGTGCATAAACAGATCCTGACAAAGATACGGCTATGGACAGACAAACGGCGATAAATGATTTTTTCATATCAAACCTCACATTGGTGATTTAAATTTTCTTGAAACTTATAGGCGGCATATTGTCAAAGAACAGAGTCAAATATCCGTTCTGGAATCTAAATCCGACCTTCTGACGCTCCCCGTTAGGGAATACTGCCCAAAAATCACTGTCTTTGACAGTAAAGACAAATCTGATATTGCCCTGCCCCTTGGTCTGCATATAGGCAGAATAGCGATTATCCGACTGCAGTCGCTGTATAGTTAAAAACGCATTTCCTGTATCAGCACCGCTCATGTATCTGCCCTCAAGAGAAGTCGGATCAAAGGAAGGCTTTACGACATTATTGTCCGAGGGAACTATGTTCTCTACAGGCTTATCCCCCTTAGGAACGGTACCCTGAGGGTTGATGTTTTCTGTAACCTGCACAGCCTCTTTTCTTGTAAGAGTTGAGACATGTCCATCTCGTGAAATCAGAGTCAGATGTGCATTGTTCCTGTCAATATAGTAGCAGTACTCCTCAAAAGGCATGTTCCTGGTCTTAAGAAGATTGTTAACACGGGTAAAAGCGCCTTTTGCCTTTAGTTTCTCCTTAATACGGTACTGCTCAACCTCACTGCCTTTGAACTTCCAGATCTCAGTAGGCGATACCCAGGTACCGTCAAGACTCTTCGACTCAAAAGTCTCAATAGGCAGCAGAAGCGATCTGGTCCCATCCCCCATACCGATAAAATACCACTGACGGGAAGGTCCCTGCCCCTCCATAAAACAGTAGTAGCTCTGCAGAGTCGGTCCGAGCATCGGAACCGTACTGTTAGAGTGTGGGAGATGCAGCATCAGCTGCGGAGTTCCCACCACAATGAAATTAAACCTGCCATGTCCTAATTCCTCACCGCCTGAATCATGCATCAGCCAGACAGGACTGTTGTTCTTGTCAAAGCCTAGTGAGAGGATTCTGAAATTAGGCAGAAGCACAGAGCCGCTGCCTGACATTGCATACTGGAAAAGAGCATAGCGGCCGTATAGGTTGACAAGACCGTTTTTTACGGTGTTATCAATAAGACTGTCCTGATAAGTGTCACGTTGGATCCGCACCGCCTTTGAAACTGCAATCGCTTTTTTCCCGCCTACAGTCTGGGCAAAAATAATATGATTAAGCTCGGCATTGTTATCCACAAGGGCTAAGGAGAGCACCAGATAGGAGCCGACCTGGAATGGGGCTCCGAATTCGTTGAAAATATTGCCTTTTTTGTCGATGTAGCTTAAAGAAGGTCTTAGAATACCGTTCGGCTTTAGATTTATGGCGGTACCCGAAAGGCCGCCTCCGGCCTGATTGATGACTTCGGCACCGCACATCAGTCTGGTTCTGTTGTTGAATTTGAGCTTTATAAAAAGCTCCTGAGAACCAGCATCAGGATCGATGTATTTAGCATAGCCTATGGAGACATTGTCATTAAAGGCATCAGAGGTAGCGGTATTCTGAATGGAAATATCAGCTGTAGTGATACCGTTGGTGATTACATACTTCTGTGCCGTTATCTCTCTCATCAGATGGGTTGTGCCGTTCTCATAATGAGGAGTAGATTTCTGAAGATAGCCTGCACTGGCGTTATCAGTTCTGCGGGAGGTATCTCTTACGAGCTGGGTAAAATGAATTCTGCTGCCGTTTGGAGTTTTCTCAAGCTGATAAAGATGAGTCCAGAGAATATCCTCACCGGTTACATCAAAACGGATGACGCTGCGGTCAAAAGGCTTGATGGTGGTCACAGGCTTAAGATTAAAGTCCATAGGTGATCTGCCGTCACGCCCTTCCTTTAAAGTTACAGTGCCAACCTCAACATGATCAATTCTAGGAGACTTACCACCTCGGGTTTCCTGAGCGCGGTAGATGCTGTCCAGAAAATCTCCGAAGCCTGAACGCTTTGCAAACTCCGTGGAGAGATACCTTGTATCCAGAAACTCTCTTCGCATTGGAAGATAGATGCTTATCCCCCCAAGCTCCTTTGCATTCTCGGTACTTTCAGATGAGATAATAAGTGATGAGAGAGCTTCTCTTACATTTTGAAGATACTCCGTCTTAATGCTAGGAATATTTCTTTCAAGAGAGTTCAGAAAATCAATCAGGGAGAGCGACCAATAGGCTGGCTTTCCATAGAGAACATCGGTTTCAACACTGTTTACATGGGTCGTAAAACCAAGAATTCTGGTAAGAGCAGAGTACTCCTTTGGAATAATCCCCTTAAGATAGGAGGATAGCTTATTAAGGGAGTCTGTAACTGCCTGAGTCTTTTTGAGATCATAGGCACTGTAGGCACACTCAAGCAGATGATGCTTTTCAAGATAATCCTTTGAGGATAAGACAATCTTTTTAACAAGATCAGCTGTCGGTATATCCTTTGTAAACAGAGGTAGAATGTCGGTAAAACTGATACCAACCGCAGGCATCACAGGAGGAGAGGCAAAGGCATAATCAGCATAGGGAGCAAGCACATCAAGAACATCTATCTGTCCCATGAGGCACATTTCAAAGATAATGGCATCAAAGCGCTTTTTAGGAAGCAGCTTTGCTGCGGAATTCAAAGCTCCGGCAAATTCATAAACCGTCATGTCGCCTCGGCCTCTGACACCTTTTCCGCCGTCATTGTCCATGATCATGGATTTCCAGCCACCGCCGTGATTCCATGGAATAAAGGCATACCTCTGCGCTGGATATCTTTTAACGCACTCATTTACGAAATGGACGATATTCGCAGGGTCGCTCATATCAAGCTCACCGAGATTTAAAATCATCTCAGACTCAAAGCTCGCCGGCAGTCTTACCGCTCCTGTAATAAGTTTTGTATAGTCTACTCTCTCCTTTGCCTTTTTTACCTGATAGAGCTTTGTTCCGGTATCATCACCATACAAAGATGAATAGCCACGGGCTCTGTCCATAAGCACAATCACGTTCACGTCCTCGTGAATGCCCTGCTCCATCTCTAAAAAATCGTATAGGGCCATCTCCTCAAGATCATTGTCGGCACACAAGTAAACCATCACGGTCCAGGCCTTATCAGATCCAGTGTTTTCTGCTGCATAAGCACAGGAAAGAAGAGCTGAAGAAGAAAAGAACAGCATAAGAGAAGTCAGAAGAACATAAAGTCCGTACAAAAAAGCTTTCATGCACTCTGCCACACTTTTGAGCAGATGCAGGCTGTTAAGCAGACACCGGATGGTTGGAAAACGCAGAATGTTCACATTCATAGGCAAACCGACAGTTAAGACTGAAGCACAGAAAAGAGCAGAGCTTTCAGAGTCAAAAACTGAAATCCTGCCTTTAGGGACTATCGAGGATAATCCCTTGCCTCATTAGGTTTTAGCTTTGTGTATGAGTCAGGAACAGATCTTCCCTCAGTCACGATATGGTATTTGTTATCCTGATCGC includes:
- a CDS encoding M949_RS01915 family surface polysaccharide biosynthesis protein, with the translated sequence MTKGLSLILCTFLTAICTANAYIDDHPLQGYKEAQGNFLNKVTYSSNGENHVVMQTESGYFKSTPDPQYPENICMNNEIHVYDFGENSKVPPVLKWKLYDFVHDCETSARLEFSKDSPMVTDLDGDGRKEVWISYYKGCHGDVSPDELKVFMYRDGVKHSIRGQTHVFVDGNFYGGDFKMDQAMKSSDRRFQDFGVNLFRRLAEDKH
- a CDS encoding clostripain-related cysteine peptidase, which encodes MKAFLYGLYVLLTSLMLFFSSSALLSCAYAAENTGSDKAWTVMVYLCADNDLEEMALYDFLEMEQGIHEDVNVIVLMDRARGYSSLYGDDTGTKLYQVKKAKERVDYTKLITGAVRLPASFESEMILNLGELDMSDPANIVHFVNECVKRYPAQRYAFIPWNHGGGWKSMIMDNDGGKGVRGRGDMTVYEFAGALNSAAKLLPKKRFDAIIFEMCLMGQIDVLDVLAPYADYAFASPPVMPAVGISFTDILPLFTKDIPTADLVKKIVLSSKDYLEKHHLLECAYSAYDLKKTQAVTDSLNKLSSYLKGIIPKEYSALTRILGFTTHVNSVETDVLYGKPAYWSLSLIDFLNSLERNIPSIKTEYLQNVREALSSLIISSESTENAKELGGISIYLPMRREFLDTRYLSTEFAKRSGFGDFLDSIYRAQETRGGKSPRIDHVEVGTVTLKEGRDGRSPMDFNLKPVTTIKPFDRSVIRFDVTGEDILWTHLYQLEKTPNGSRIHFTQLVRDTSRRTDNASAGYLQKSTPHYENGTTHLMREITAQKYVITNGITTADISIQNTATSDAFNDNVSIGYAKYIDPDAGSQELFIKLKFNNRTRLMCGAEVINQAGGGLSGTAINLKPNGILRPSLSYIDKKGNIFNEFGAPFQVGSYLVLSLALVDNNAELNHIIFAQTVGGKKAIAVSKAVRIQRDTYQDSLIDNTVKNGLVNLYGRYALFQYAMSGSGSVLLPNFRILSLGFDKNNSPVWLMHDSGGEELGHGRFNFIVVGTPQLMLHLPHSNSTVPMLGPTLQSYYCFMEGQGPSRQWYFIGMGDGTRSLLLPIETFESKSLDGTWVSPTEIWKFKGSEVEQYRIKEKLKAKGAFTRVNNLLKTRNMPFEEYCYYIDRNNAHLTLISRDGHVSTLTRKEAVQVTENINPQGTVPKGDKPVENIVPSDNNVVKPSFDPTSLEGRYMSGADTGNAFLTIQRLQSDNRYSAYMQTKGQGNIRFVFTVKDSDFWAVFPNGERQKVGFRFQNGYLTLFFDNMPPISFKKI